A genomic stretch from Serratia entomophila includes:
- a CDS encoding type IV secretion protein Rhs has protein sequence MMAQEEGTLRLLTPGEIGLARTVFGGSIIYGKIWIHHGSYLPFGLQNRNTAMSPNGELYFRDWYTPDFSKQDYSYKHLFIHEMAHVWQYQRGMWVKARGLYSWLANYTYELDESKTLKHYSMEQQAQIIADYHLLTSSGYAVWRNSFGKEVTYSGNDYADVRKVKEKYGKVLAGFPYR, from the coding sequence ATGATGGCGCAAGAAGAAGGAACGTTAAGGCTACTTACCCCTGGTGAGATTGGCCTCGCAAGGACAGTGTTCGGTGGCTCAATTATCTATGGGAAAATTTGGATCCATCATGGCAGCTATCTTCCATTCGGCCTGCAAAATCGTAATACGGCCATGTCACCTAACGGTGAACTATATTTTCGAGACTGGTACACACCAGATTTTTCAAAACAGGACTACAGTTATAAGCATCTCTTTATCCATGAAATGGCTCATGTATGGCAGTACCAGCGCGGGATGTGGGTAAAAGCACGTGGCCTTTATAGCTGGCTTGCAAACTACACTTACGAACTTGATGAATCAAAAACCTTAAAGCATTATTCTATGGAGCAACAGGCTCAAATCATTGCAGATTATCATTTACTGACCTCTTCAGGGTATGCTGTCTGGAGAAATAGCTTCGGGAAGGAAGTGACTTATAGCGGCAATGACTATGCCGATGTGAGAAAAGTAAAAGAAAAATATGGAAAAGTATTAGCCGGTTTTCCTTACAGATAG
- a CDS encoding putative T6SS immunity periplasmic lipoprotein, producing MKDKLLCVVVGVTLLSACVGDRLDQRYAPDISITAQAKDNGDICIYPSPKENEKQDTLYISGDTGEKLIEVANQDLKKGICVTPNDYTFQENHLYSMRLNFVPVEKRRNLQDVSGRAFISHFKVKKLNGTYVIENVVQGSR from the coding sequence ATGAAGGATAAGCTTTTGTGTGTCGTTGTTGGCGTAACTCTGTTAAGCGCCTGCGTAGGCGATCGTCTGGACCAGCGTTATGCGCCGGATATCTCTATAACAGCCCAGGCTAAAGATAATGGTGATATCTGTATTTACCCATCGCCAAAGGAAAACGAAAAGCAGGATACGCTTTATATCAGCGGTGATACGGGGGAGAAACTGATTGAAGTGGCGAATCAGGATCTGAAAAAGGGTATCTGCGTTACCCCAAATGATTACACGTTTCAGGAAAATCATCTCTATAGCATGAGACTAAATTTTGTCCCGGTAGAGAAGCGCAGGAATCTGCAGGATGTTTCCGGTAGAGCCTTTATATCTCACTTCAAAGTGAAAAAGCTCAATGGTACTTACGTTATTGAAAACGTCGTACAGGGCAGCAGGTAG
- a CDS encoding putative T6SS immunity periplasmic lipoprotein → MKRIFPLAIPFLLAGCPSMADRIPVDYPATVSLRAGALCVTVMPEGDERLAGISIYRLDEAQSRTFKFFDPLRDITAGQCVPDEGYVFAPGQQYHFSVKLLSPKKLQAGDFPSAREFVTTFSVAHINGSLQIQTLPIPH, encoded by the coding sequence ATGAAACGGATTTTCCCCCTCGCCATCCCTTTCCTACTCGCTGGCTGTCCGTCGATGGCCGATCGTATTCCTGTAGACTACCCCGCAACAGTCAGCCTGCGTGCTGGCGCCCTGTGCGTGACTGTGATGCCGGAAGGGGACGAAAGGTTAGCGGGCATCTCGATCTACCGATTGGATGAGGCTCAGAGCCGCACATTCAAATTCTTCGACCCGCTGCGTGATATCACGGCGGGTCAGTGCGTCCCTGACGAAGGCTACGTATTTGCTCCAGGGCAGCAATATCATTTCTCCGTGAAACTGCTATCCCCTAAAAAGCTGCAGGCGGGGGATTTTCCCTCTGCGCGTGAGTTCGTAACCACATTCTCGGTCGCGCACATAAACGGGTCGTTGCAGATACAAACTCTCCCAATCCCACACTAA
- a CDS encoding 6-phospho-beta-glucosidase translates to MSDSTFPQGFLWGGALAANQAEGGYREGGKGLTTVDMIPHGANRMAVKLGLEKRFSLRDDEFYPSHDAIDFYHRYRDDIALMAEMGFSVFRTSIAWSRIYPNGDELTPNPEGIAFYRSLFEECRKYGIEPLVTLCHFDVPMHLVTEYGSWRSRKMVEFFTRYARTCFKAFDGLVKYWLTFNEINILLHSPFSGAGLVFEVGENPEQVKYQAAHHELVASALATRIAHEVNPANQVGCMLAGGNFYPWSSKPEDVWAALEKDRENLFFIDVQARGAYPSYSARVFREKGVRIAMEPEDAEILQNTVDFVSFSYYASRCASADMNDNNSSAANVVKSLANPHVPRSDWGWGIDPLGLRITMNMMYDRYQKPLFLVENGLGAHDQINANGEIEDDYRISYLREHIRAMADAIADGVPVIGYTTWGCIDLVAASTGEMSKRYGFVYVDRDDQGNGTLARTRKKSFWWYKKVIASNGVDLG, encoded by the coding sequence ATGTCTGATTCAACATTCCCGCAAGGGTTCTTATGGGGCGGCGCACTGGCCGCCAACCAGGCGGAAGGCGGCTATCGCGAGGGCGGCAAAGGGCTGACCACCGTCGATATGATCCCGCACGGCGCCAACCGCATGGCGGTCAAACTCGGCCTGGAGAAGCGCTTTAGCCTGCGCGACGACGAGTTCTACCCCAGCCACGACGCCATCGATTTCTACCACCGCTACCGCGACGACATCGCGCTGATGGCGGAGATGGGCTTTAGCGTGTTCCGCACCTCCATCGCCTGGAGCCGGATTTACCCCAACGGCGACGAGCTAACGCCCAACCCCGAGGGCATCGCCTTCTACCGCAGCCTGTTCGAAGAGTGCCGCAAATACGGCATCGAACCGCTGGTGACCCTGTGCCACTTCGACGTGCCGATGCACCTGGTGACCGAATACGGCTCCTGGCGCAGCCGCAAGATGGTGGAGTTTTTCACCCGCTATGCCCGCACCTGCTTCAAAGCCTTCGACGGGTTGGTGAAATACTGGCTGACCTTCAACGAAATCAACATCCTGCTGCACAGCCCGTTTTCCGGCGCCGGGCTGGTGTTCGAAGTGGGCGAAAACCCCGAGCAGGTGAAATACCAGGCCGCGCACCACGAGCTGGTGGCCAGCGCGCTGGCGACGCGCATCGCCCATGAGGTGAACCCCGCCAACCAGGTGGGCTGCATGCTGGCCGGCGGCAATTTCTACCCCTGGTCCAGCAAGCCGGAAGACGTGTGGGCCGCGCTGGAGAAAGACCGCGAGAACCTGTTCTTTATCGACGTGCAGGCCCGAGGCGCTTACCCCTCTTACTCCGCCAGGGTGTTCCGCGAAAAAGGCGTGCGCATCGCCATGGAGCCGGAAGACGCCGAGATCCTGCAGAACACCGTCGATTTCGTCTCCTTCAGCTATTACGCCTCGCGCTGCGCCTCCGCCGACATGAACGACAACAACAGCAGCGCCGCCAACGTGGTGAAATCGCTGGCGAACCCGCACGTACCGCGCAGCGACTGGGGCTGGGGCATCGATCCGCTGGGGCTGCGCATCACCATGAACATGATGTACGACCGCTACCAAAAACCGCTGTTCCTGGTGGAAAACGGCCTGGGCGCGCACGACCAGATCAACGCCAACGGCGAGATAGAAGACGACTACCGCATCAGCTACCTGCGCGAACACATCCGCGCCATGGCCGACGCCATCGCCGACGGCGTGCCGGTGATCGGTTACACCACCTGGGGCTGCATCGACCTGGTGGCCGCCTCGACCGGCGAAATGAGCAAGCGCTACGGCTTTGTGTACGTCGACCGCGACGACCAGGGCAACGGCACCCTCGCCCGCACCCGCAAGAAATCCTTCTGGTGGTACAAAAAGGTGATTGCCAGCAATGGGGTGGATTTGGGGTAG
- the ascF gene encoding PTS cellobiose/arbutin/salicin transporter subunit IIBC: protein MPKNYAEISRRIVHALGGLGNIDAVTHCMTRLRFVVKDQALVDAPALKAIDGVLGVVHSGEQCQVIIGNEVSKAYQAVQALGMPGAAAPAAPVKRQLTLKGIGAGILDALVGTMSPLIPAIIGGSMVKLLAMILDMAGVFEKGSSTLIILNVIGDGAFFFLPVMVAASAALKFKTNMSLAIAIAGVLVHPNFIDLMAKAAQGQAVEFAFIPVTAVKYTYTVIPALVMTWILSHIERGVDRITPAVTKNFLKPMLIVLIAAPIAILIIGPLGIWIGSGISALVYTVHGYLGWLSVAIMGAIWPLLVITGMHRVFTPTIIQTIAETGKEGMVMPSEIGANLSLGGSSLAVAFKTKNRELRQTALAAAASAIVAGISEPALYGVAVRLKRPLIASLISGFVCGAVAGIGGLASHSMASPGLFTSVQFFDPANPMSMVWVVAVMALSVVLSFVLTLILGFEDIPESEAAPTTTAPAANTANATH, encoded by the coding sequence ATGCCGAAAAACTACGCAGAGATCTCGCGCCGCATCGTGCATGCGCTGGGCGGCCTCGGCAATATCGACGCCGTAACGCACTGCATGACCCGCCTGAGATTCGTTGTTAAAGACCAGGCGCTGGTAGACGCCCCCGCGCTGAAAGCCATCGACGGCGTGCTGGGCGTGGTGCACAGCGGCGAGCAGTGCCAGGTGATCATCGGCAACGAGGTTTCCAAGGCTTACCAGGCGGTGCAGGCGCTCGGCATGCCGGGTGCGGCGGCCCCCGCCGCCCCGGTAAAACGCCAGCTCACCCTGAAAGGCATCGGCGCCGGCATTCTCGACGCGCTGGTGGGCACCATGTCGCCGCTCATCCCCGCCATCATCGGCGGCTCTATGGTGAAGCTGCTGGCGATGATCCTGGACATGGCCGGGGTCTTCGAAAAAGGCTCCTCGACCCTGATCATCCTGAACGTGATCGGCGACGGCGCGTTCTTCTTCCTGCCGGTGATGGTCGCCGCCTCTGCGGCGCTGAAGTTCAAAACCAACATGTCGTTGGCGATCGCCATCGCCGGGGTGCTGGTGCACCCTAACTTTATCGATCTGATGGCCAAGGCGGCGCAGGGCCAGGCGGTGGAGTTCGCCTTCATCCCGGTGACGGCGGTGAAATACACCTACACGGTGATCCCGGCGCTGGTGATGACCTGGATCCTGTCGCACATCGAACGCGGGGTCGATCGCATCACCCCGGCGGTGACCAAGAACTTCCTCAAGCCGATGCTGATCGTGCTGATTGCCGCGCCGATCGCCATCCTGATTATCGGCCCGCTCGGCATCTGGATCGGCAGCGGCATCTCTGCGCTGGTGTATACCGTGCACGGCTACCTGGGCTGGCTCTCCGTCGCCATTATGGGGGCGATTTGGCCGCTGCTGGTGATCACCGGCATGCACCGGGTGTTCACCCCGACCATCATCCAGACCATCGCCGAAACCGGCAAAGAGGGCATGGTGATGCCTTCGGAGATTGGCGCCAACCTGTCGCTCGGCGGCTCTTCGCTGGCGGTGGCGTTCAAAACCAAAAACCGCGAGCTGCGCCAGACCGCATTGGCCGCCGCCGCCTCCGCCATAGTGGCGGGGATCTCCGAACCGGCGCTGTACGGCGTGGCGGTGCGGCTGAAACGCCCGCTGATCGCCAGCCTGATCAGCGGCTTTGTCTGCGGCGCGGTCGCCGGCATCGGCGGGCTGGCCAGCCATTCGATGGCCTCGCCCGGGTTGTTCACCAGCGTGCAGTTCTTCGACCCGGCCAACCCGATGAGCATGGTGTGGGTGGTGGCGGTGATGGCGCTTTCCGTGGTGCTGTCTTTCGTACTCACGCTGATTTTGGGCTTCGAAGACATTCCGGAAAGCGAAGCGGCCCCAACGACCACCGCACCGGCGGCGAATACCGCCAACGCGACCCATTAA
- a CDS encoding LacI family DNA-binding transcriptional regulator, which yields MATILEVAKKAGVSKATVSRVLSGSGYVSQEKRALVDRAIAETGYRPNLLARNLATKTTQTIGLVVTNTLYSGNYFSELMAQSARIMEENGRQLILADGKHTAEEERAAIQFLLDLRCDGVIIYPRFLSIAEMDEIVSRHRQPILVINRRLRLNDSYCIFSDQHAASAAAVAHLIARGHRDIAFITGSLDSPTGLERLSGYKSALAQQGIALNNALIVEGKWNAQSGMAAVDALLAGGQAFSAIVAGNDEMAIGAIKRLTECRIPVPSAVSVIGFDDIPLAPYTVPSLSSMKMPVTEMIKETINRLLSMLDGGELSKRPSFPASLIERESVAAGPHWLADKARG from the coding sequence ATGGCAACAATACTTGAGGTGGCGAAAAAGGCCGGCGTTTCAAAGGCGACGGTGTCGCGCGTTTTGTCCGGCAGCGGCTATGTCAGCCAGGAAAAGCGTGCGCTGGTGGATCGGGCCATCGCAGAGACCGGCTACCGGCCCAACCTGCTGGCGCGCAATCTGGCGACTAAAACCACCCAGACCATCGGCCTGGTGGTCACCAACACCCTCTACAGCGGCAACTACTTCAGCGAGCTGATGGCGCAGTCGGCGCGCATCATGGAAGAAAACGGCCGCCAGCTGATCCTGGCGGACGGCAAGCACACCGCCGAAGAGGAGCGCGCCGCGATTCAATTCCTGCTGGATCTGCGCTGTGACGGCGTGATCATCTACCCGCGCTTTTTGTCGATCGCGGAAATGGACGAGATCGTTTCCCGGCACCGGCAGCCGATACTGGTCATCAACCGCCGCCTGCGGCTCAACGACAGCTACTGCATCTTCAGCGATCAGCACGCCGCCAGCGCGGCGGCGGTGGCGCACCTGATTGCGCGCGGCCACCGCGATATCGCCTTTATCACCGGCTCGCTGGATTCGCCCACCGGGCTGGAGCGCCTTTCCGGCTATAAATCCGCGCTGGCTCAGCAGGGCATTGCGCTCAACAACGCGTTGATTGTCGAAGGCAAGTGGAACGCGCAAAGCGGCATGGCGGCGGTCGATGCGCTGTTGGCCGGCGGCCAGGCGTTCAGCGCCATCGTCGCCGGCAACGACGAAATGGCCATCGGCGCGATCAAGCGCCTGACCGAATGCCGGATCCCGGTGCCGTCCGCGGTGTCGGTCATCGGCTTCGACGACATCCCGCTGGCGCCCTATACCGTGCCCTCGCTGTCCAGCATGAAAATGCCGGTGACCGAGATGATCAAGGAAACCATCAACCGCCTGCTGTCGATGCTGGACGGCGGCGAGCTGAGCAAGCGGCCCAGCTTCCCGGCCAGCCTGATCGAGCGCGAGTCGGTGGCGGCGGGGCCGCACTGGCTGGCGGATAAGGCGCGCGGTTAA
- a CDS encoding AraC family transcriptional regulator: MAWLSAQDEFDPDAIDNSVLGIAAELAQHDSGPHWHHMGQLLFSQRGCMRITLNESICLLPPARIAWIPPKVVHRVQVTGVAGYRSVYLDTRRHPGLSPQLEVLSASSLLREVLERIALADFATRWESGPSANILAVCLDEIRHAQREPTLLPLPKDRRLRQLAGMKEVPPLNELARYSGASEKTISRIFRKETGLSYQQWRQQWRLITAIELLAEGCGLSDIAGKLEFSSDSAFSTFFKNMTGSSPRAYMPNRR, from the coding sequence ATGGCATGGCTCAGCGCACAGGACGAATTTGACCCCGATGCTATCGACAATAGCGTGTTAGGCATTGCGGCCGAGCTGGCGCAGCATGATTCCGGGCCGCACTGGCACCACATGGGGCAGCTGCTGTTCAGCCAGCGGGGCTGTATGCGCATCACGCTCAATGAAAGCATTTGCCTGCTGCCGCCGGCGCGCATTGCCTGGATCCCACCCAAGGTGGTGCACCGCGTTCAGGTTACCGGCGTGGCCGGTTATCGCTCGGTTTATCTCGACACCCGGCGCCACCCCGGCCTTTCGCCCCAGTTGGAAGTGCTTTCGGCCTCTTCTTTGCTGCGGGAAGTGCTGGAGCGGATCGCCCTCGCCGACTTCGCCACCCGGTGGGAAAGCGGCCCCAGCGCCAATATTCTTGCCGTATGCCTGGACGAAATACGGCATGCGCAGCGCGAGCCGACCTTGCTGCCGCTGCCCAAGGACCGCCGCCTACGGCAGCTGGCCGGCATGAAGGAGGTGCCGCCGCTCAATGAGCTGGCGCGCTACAGCGGCGCTTCGGAGAAGACCATCAGCCGCATCTTTCGCAAGGAGACCGGATTGAGCTACCAGCAGTGGCGCCAGCAATGGCGTTTGATCACAGCCATCGAGCTGCTGGCGGAGGGATGCGGCCTGTCCGATATCGCCGGTAAGCTTGAATTCTCCAGCGACAGCGCCTTCTCGACCTTCTTTAAAAATATGACCGGCAGCTCGCCGCGCGCCTACATGCCGAACCGCCGTTAA
- a CDS encoding MFS transporter, producing MQRRLTLTLATLMMMFPQIVETIYSPALTHIAEGFHVSAEAAAQTLSCYFFAFAFGVVIWGRLCDVIGRRPTILAGLALYLLASIIALFSSGFTLLLAARVLAAFGAAVGSVGTQTAIRDRFDGYALARVFSVMGIAMAVSPAVGVLSGALLTHYWGYQGVFAGLAALAALLLAYAAWQLPETRPAQGRKSAFFGTFGRMAKDGDIWRSAWLVALFNVCMFSYYQLAPFRFEALGVPPQWFGYSGLVLAAGVGIGAAINKFLIARQWLFTPLLMLACVLALLGGGLVFLLEDELWFVLPMMLVVMAYGIAIPNILARALRNYKDCMGTAGAILGLMYYLMLAAGLVLAGVTQRPGIVLMASSACALLLAWTLVRGENRAACALNPSRQSAPGSPPPASPRR from the coding sequence ATGCAACGCAGACTGACCCTTACCCTGGCGACACTGATGATGATGTTTCCCCAGATTGTGGAAACAATCTATAGCCCGGCACTCACGCACATTGCCGAAGGTTTTCACGTCAGCGCGGAGGCCGCGGCGCAAACCTTGTCCTGTTACTTTTTCGCTTTTGCTTTCGGGGTGGTCATCTGGGGCCGGTTGTGTGACGTGATCGGCCGGCGCCCCACCATTTTGGCCGGTCTGGCGCTGTATCTTTTGGCGTCGATCATCGCCCTCTTCAGCAGCGGCTTTACCCTGCTGTTGGCGGCCAGAGTGCTGGCGGCGTTTGGCGCGGCGGTGGGCTCGGTAGGCACCCAGACCGCCATTCGCGATCGGTTCGACGGCTATGCGCTGGCGCGGGTGTTTTCCGTGATGGGGATTGCGATGGCGGTCAGCCCCGCGGTGGGGGTGCTGAGCGGCGCCCTGTTGACCCATTACTGGGGCTATCAGGGGGTGTTCGCCGGGCTGGCGGCGTTGGCCGCCTTGCTGCTGGCCTATGCCGCATGGCAACTGCCGGAAACGCGCCCGGCGCAGGGGAGGAAAAGCGCTTTCTTCGGCACGTTTGGCAGAATGGCGAAAGACGGCGATATCTGGCGCAGCGCATGGCTGGTGGCCCTGTTCAACGTCTGCATGTTCAGCTATTACCAGCTGGCGCCGTTTCGGTTTGAAGCGCTGGGCGTTCCGCCGCAGTGGTTTGGCTATAGCGGGTTGGTACTGGCCGCCGGCGTCGGGATCGGCGCGGCAATCAACAAATTTCTCATCGCCAGGCAGTGGCTGTTTACGCCGCTGCTGATGCTGGCCTGCGTATTGGCGCTGCTCGGCGGGGGCCTGGTGTTCCTGTTGGAGGATGAGCTGTGGTTCGTGCTGCCGATGATGCTGGTGGTGATGGCCTACGGCATCGCGATCCCCAATATTCTGGCGCGGGCGCTGCGGAATTATAAGGATTGCATGGGCACCGCGGGCGCAATCCTTGGCCTGATGTATTACCTGATGCTGGCGGCGGGGCTGGTGCTGGCCGGGGTGACGCAGCGGCCGGGCATCGTGCTGATGGCGAGCAGCGCCTGCGCACTGCTGCTGGCGTGGACCCTGGTACGCGGCGAAAACCGTGCCGCATGTGCACTCAACCCAAGCCGCCAATCCGCTCCCGGATCTCCTCCTCCGGCAAGTCCACGCCGATAA
- the yjiA gene encoding GTPase, whose amino-acid sequence MKPIAVTILTGFLGAGKTTLLRHILNADHGYRIAVIENEFGEVPIDNALIGDRASRITTLSNGCICCSKSNELADALLDLLDGADSGQLAFDRLIIECTGMADPGPIAQTFFSHPILCERFLLDGIITLVDAAHAEQQLNQFSIAQAQVGYADRILLSKTDVAPDCEALIQRLQLMNARAPVHKVTHGDIELGLLFDIEGFTLNDRLNLAPPARLFRRIPQPQNNIRSIVVYHDRPLELMQISEVMEGLLLEYADNLLRYKGILSIEDEPRRLLFQGVQRLYNADWDREWLPDEERRSTLVFIGVDLPEEEIRERIGGLG is encoded by the coding sequence ATGAAACCCATCGCAGTCACCATCCTGACCGGCTTTTTGGGCGCAGGCAAAACCACCCTGCTGCGCCATATCCTGAACGCCGACCACGGCTACCGGATTGCGGTCATCGAGAACGAGTTCGGCGAAGTGCCGATCGACAACGCGCTGATCGGCGACCGCGCCAGCCGCATCACCACCCTGAGCAACGGCTGCATCTGCTGCAGCAAATCCAACGAGCTGGCGGACGCGCTGCTGGATCTGCTGGACGGCGCAGACAGCGGCCAGTTGGCCTTCGATCGGCTGATCATCGAATGCACCGGCATGGCCGATCCCGGCCCGATCGCCCAGACCTTTTTCTCGCACCCGATCCTCTGCGAACGCTTCCTGCTGGACGGCATCATCACCCTGGTAGACGCGGCACACGCCGAGCAGCAGTTGAACCAGTTCAGCATCGCGCAGGCGCAGGTGGGCTACGCCGACCGCATTCTGCTGAGCAAAACCGACGTGGCGCCGGACTGCGAAGCGCTGATCCAGCGCCTGCAGCTGATGAACGCCCGCGCGCCGGTGCACAAGGTGACACACGGCGATATCGAGCTGGGCCTGCTGTTCGACATCGAAGGCTTTACGCTCAACGACCGGCTGAACCTGGCGCCACCCGCCCGGCTGTTCCGCCGCATTCCGCAGCCGCAGAACAACATCCGCTCGATCGTGGTGTACCACGACCGCCCGCTGGAGCTGATGCAAATTTCCGAGGTGATGGAAGGCCTGCTGCTGGAATACGCCGACAACCTGCTGCGCTATAAGGGCATTCTGTCTATCGAAGACGAGCCGCGTCGCCTGCTGTTCCAGGGCGTGCAGCGGCTGTATAACGCCGACTGGGACCGCGAGTGGCTGCCGGATGAGGAGCGCCGCAGTACGCTGGTGTTTATCGGCGTGGACTTGCCGGAGGAGGAGATCCGGGAGCGGATTGGCGGCTTGGGTTGA
- a CDS encoding YbdD/YjiX family protein, giving the protein MFGNLGQAGKYLGQAARMLVGVPDYDTYVQHMKDNHPDKPVMTYKEFFRERQQARYGGDGKGGMRCC; this is encoded by the coding sequence ATGTTCGGAAATCTCGGCCAGGCGGGTAAGTATCTCGGGCAGGCGGCGCGCATGTTGGTGGGCGTGCCCGACTACGATACCTACGTCCAGCACATGAAAGACAACCACCCGGACAAGCCGGTGATGACCTATAAAGAATTTTTCCGCGAACGCCAGCAGGCGCGCTACGGCGGCGACGGCAAAGGCGGCATGCGCTGCTGTTGA
- a CDS encoding carbon starvation CstA family protein, with protein MKREGILKHLPWMLLGILGAACLGVVALRRGESISALWIVVASVAVYLVAYRYYSLYIASKVMRLDAGRATPAVVNNDGLNYVPTNKNVLFGHHFAAIAGAGPLVGPVLAAQVGYLPGTLWLLGGVVLAGAVQDFMVLFISSRRNGASLGEIIKKEMGPIPGTIALFGCFLIMIIILAVLALIVVKALAESPWGVFTVCSTVPIALFMGIYMRYLRPGRVGEVSVIGIVLLVASIWFGGVIAHDPFWGPALTFKDTTITFTLIGYAFVSALLPVWLILAPRDYLATFLKIGVIVGLAIGIVILNPELKMPAVTQFVDGTGPVWKGTVFPFLFITIACGAVSGFHALIASGTTPKLLANETDARFIGYGAMLMESFVAIMALVAASIIEPGLYFAMNTPPAALGITMPDLHRLGTEDAPMIMASLKDVTAHAAATVSSWGFVISPEQILQTATDIGEPSVLNRAGGAPTLAVGIAHVFHQIIPGANMGFWYHFGILFEALFILTALDAGTRSGRFMLQDLLGNFVPFLKKTDSLVAGIVGTAGCVGLWGYLLYQGVVDPLGGVKSLWPLFGISNQMLAAVALVLGTVVLIKMKRTQYVWVTLVPAVWLLICTTYALGLKLFSDNPQLEGFFFLAGEYKRKIAEGGAELSAQQIANMNHIVVNNYTNAGLSILFLLVVYSIIFFGVKTAMAAHKNPKRTDQETPYVPVPKETPSNGVTEGDVKVSPQH; from the coding sequence ATGAAACGAGAGGGGATTTTAAAGCACCTGCCCTGGATGCTGCTGGGGATACTCGGCGCCGCCTGCCTGGGCGTGGTGGCGCTGCGCCGCGGTGAAAGCATCAGCGCACTGTGGATCGTCGTCGCTTCGGTGGCGGTGTATCTGGTGGCCTACCGTTACTACAGCCTGTACATCGCCAGCAAGGTGATGAGGCTGGACGCCGGCCGCGCCACCCCGGCGGTGGTCAACAACGACGGCCTGAACTACGTGCCGACCAACAAGAACGTGCTGTTCGGCCACCACTTCGCCGCCATCGCCGGCGCCGGGCCGCTGGTGGGCCCGGTGCTGGCCGCACAGGTCGGCTACCTGCCCGGCACGCTGTGGCTGCTGGGCGGCGTGGTGCTGGCGGGGGCGGTGCAGGACTTTATGGTGCTGTTCATCTCCTCGCGCCGCAACGGCGCCTCGCTCGGCGAGATCATCAAAAAGGAAATGGGGCCGATACCGGGCACCATCGCGCTGTTCGGCTGCTTCCTGATCATGATCATCATCCTGGCGGTGCTGGCCCTTATCGTGGTGAAAGCGCTGGCGGAAAGCCCGTGGGGCGTGTTCACCGTTTGCTCCACCGTGCCGATCGCGCTGTTTATGGGCATCTACATGCGCTACCTGCGCCCCGGCCGGGTGGGCGAAGTGTCGGTTATCGGCATCGTGCTGCTGGTGGCTTCCATCTGGTTCGGCGGCGTGATCGCCCACGACCCGTTCTGGGGCCCGGCGCTGACCTTTAAAGACACCACCATTACCTTCACGCTGATCGGCTACGCGTTCGTCTCCGCCCTGCTGCCGGTATGGTTGATCCTGGCGCCGCGCGACTATCTGGCGACCTTCCTGAAAATCGGCGTGATCGTCGGGCTGGCGATCGGCATCGTTATCCTCAACCCAGAGCTGAAAATGCCGGCGGTGACGCAGTTCGTCGACGGCACCGGCCCGGTGTGGAAAGGCACGGTGTTCCCGTTCCTGTTTATCACCATCGCCTGCGGCGCGGTCTCCGGCTTCCATGCATTAATCGCTTCCGGCACCACGCCGAAGCTGCTGGCCAATGAAACCGACGCGCGCTTTATCGGCTACGGCGCGATGCTGATGGAATCCTTCGTCGCCATCATGGCGCTGGTGGCGGCCTCGATCATCGAGCCGGGCCTGTACTTCGCCATGAACACCCCGCCGGCGGCGCTGGGCATCACCATGCCGGACCTGCACCGGCTGGGCACCGAAGACGCGCCGATGATCATGGCCTCGCTGAAGGACGTGACCGCGCACGCGGCGGCGACCGTCAGCTCCTGGGGCTTCGTCATCAGCCCGGAACAGATCCTGCAAACCGCCACCGACATCGGCGAACCTTCGGTGCTGAACCGCGCCGGCGGCGCGCCAACGCTGGCGGTGGGCATCGCCCACGTGTTCCACCAGATAATCCCCGGCGCCAACATGGGCTTCTGGTACCACTTCGGCATTCTGTTCGAGGCGCTGTTCATCCTGACCGCCCTGGACGCCGGCACCCGCTCCGGCCGCTTTATGCTGCAGGATCTGCTGGGCAACTTCGTGCCCTTCCTGAAGAAAACCGACTCGCTGGTGGCCGGCATCGTCGGCACCGCCGGCTGCGTGGGGCTGTGGGGCTACCTGCTGTATCAAGGGGTGGTGGATCCGCTCGGCGGCGTGAAGAGCCTGTGGCCGCTGTTCGGCATTTCCAACCAGATGCTGGCCGCCGTGGCGCTGGTATTGGGCACCGTGGTGCTGATTAAGATGAAGCGCACCCAATACGTTTGGGTGACCCTGGTGCCGGCGGTGTGGCTGCTTATCTGCACCACCTACGCGCTGGGCCTGAAGCTGTTCAGCGACAACCCGCAGCTGGAAGGCTTCTTCTTCCTGGCCGGCGAGTATAAGCGCAAAATCGCCGAGGGCGGCGCCGAGCTGAGCGCGCAGCAGATAGCCAACATGAACCACATCGTGGTGAACAACTACACCAACGCCGGGCTGAGCATTCTGTTCCTGCTGGTGGTGTACAGCATCATCTTCTTCGGGGTGAAAACCGCCATGGCGGCGCACAAGAACCCGAAACGCACCGACCAGGAAACGCCATACGTGCCGGTGCCCAAAGAAACGCCCTCCAACGGCGTAACCGAGGGGGACGTCAAAGTTTCGCCGCAGCACTGA